DNA from Antennarius striatus isolate MH-2024 chromosome 1, ASM4005453v1, whole genome shotgun sequence:
GCCAAGACATTGCATTTTGGACAATATGTGGTTGCTCTCCTTTGCTGCCCTATGTGTTTGTGGAGTGGTCGCTTGCTTATCTCTATACACCTGTTTACAGTGCAATCATAGTATGGCACAGCCTCCTACAACTATATTTGGccatttaaagacaaaaatgcCCAAATATTAATGTTCAGATCAGGATTCCAAGGTATAGCAGAAAACACAGTATCTCTTTATAATCCTTCCAGATTGGGAGCTGTGATTCACCGATTCATTGTGAACCAACTTTCATCTGGACTCTCAGTGAGTCAAAGTACAAAGGCCCTAAATTGGGATGACTCTTACTGTAGAGACCATGACTCTCATTGCATCTACGGTTCTCTTACACCAAATTCATTTTGAAGtttgttcaaacacaaaaactcGCTGCATATTAACAATATGCTGATGTTTGACAAACAGTTCTGAAAGAACATGTATTTTCCTCACAATATGGTTATCAACCATTTTCATATATCCAGGGCAACCTGTTTTTCTGTAACAAGTCCTTGGCTTCAATGCATGACTGGCAGTGTCGTTTTAACTGTTTCTCAACATTGAGCAATATCAGGTTATTCATACCTATGGAAAGAACTACCTATCTGTTGATAAGTAGCTCTTATCTTAGAATTTGCAATACAAAATCAGTATATGAATTGGACATTGTCAGCAGCCCGTCCAGATTGACAGCTCGAATGTATTGGTGCAGAATAATAAGAATTATTTATCTCAGTGTGTGGTTGTGAAAtaagctgaaaaataaaaccatagcATATATTCACTTCTAAGGTAATCTTAAACTGTCATGGCTTAAACTATACGTTCCATTTGGTtcaatcagggctttgaaccaggtcatggaacgaaaacgaaaccgaaaactttatattctttaatgttccggaacagaatcggaacagaaaataattgttaaCCGGTTAATACTGgggtttttttcgttcttgaaaaaaatatttgacctcatgtttcacttcctgtcattcactggacgcgggatgagagcagagggaagtagcggctatcagcagcagttaagaaaagggaagtctcccagtcaccatttaatcataacaggtaaacactgcagtatgtcaatctaaaaatgtatgatttagacattaactcattggctgcagtgattttcagagcagtgtgttcccgcactgtcagcgctttgtagcaatattgagctatggaagaagcacaatgaagatctgttgttcagcaataaatgacatggtggaagttattcttgtcttaattcatgtagtgtctaagaacgaggcataagccttaactacagtgaaaTAACGTTCATAGAGCattggtgtagtgctgtggtactgtttaatAGGCTAGGGacatctataattatagtctatagtatataaactactTGCTTTAGTTGTCAATTTAAAAgaccaacagaaccctccagagcaagcataagcgacggtggcggggaaatactccctcattgaggaagaaactcgaggcaggacccaggctctggacggtggtcatccgccttgaccagttgggtgaaaaataaataagatgggGGATTATGATGGGcaagggacagagagagagagagagagagggagtgtgtgtgtagcagataggccagattgaaATTCCAGTCCCATGttgtgctgttgttgctgaagtggggccGGGATTTCCAGGtctttggacttcctgttgtccaTGCTTGTTacccacctgtcgagcagaagcacaaagacggTAGCAGTATCTTGCAAATTGAGTAGAAACTATGTTATTTCAAATTGTAGGTTCTATCGAAGAGGAgtgtttttagtctactcttgaCTAAGCTAAGGATGTCAGCCCCCTGGACCGAGGACGGGAGATCCGTCCAGAGTAGAGGAGCCAAATAGCTAAAGCtcctgcctcctgttctactaaAGACCTGCAGGTTatcagaaatcctgcatcctcagatcgaaaagccctgggagggtgatatacttcaatgagatcttcaatgtaagaaagtgccttacagtgaagagctttatatgtgatcatgaggattttgaattttattctaaatttaATCAGGAGCCAATGTCAGGATTCTAGGACAGGAGAGACGTGATCTGTCCTCCCAGTTCCAGTCAGTATTCgagcagctgcattctgagctAATTGAAGGTAGCTGGTCATGACGTCACACAATGATGTCAATGTTCAATCACAGTAAATAGGTCAGTAGGTCAaagctgtaaaataaattaaggtCAGGATGTCGTATGTGAATCTTGACAAAATCCTGCTGATAAACTGTAAACCCATCAAATGCGCATAATGCAGTCCTatgggggcacaagccagtgtcaacttgtaggccggtcccaagcccagataaatgcagATGGTTGTGGCATGAAGGGCATCCAACATAAAACTTTGCCAAAAAATATGAGCGTTCATCTAAAGAATTCTGTACAGATCTGACGTGGCCCGAGTTGACAATGTCCACCACCAGCGTCGACGGATATTCTAATGCAGCAAGGAATGCTCAGATCTCTTCATAGGAGTCACAGAGCTGAGGAAATATGTGAAAAATCACACTAAAATCTCACTCCATTGAGATTCATCTTTCATTCATCCACTGAGCAGATGTGATAAAAGCCGTTTCTTGTTTGGTACCTCAGGCGCTACCCTGGCTATGCGAGCTGCTCCATTGGCTCTAGATGACATGATTGACTGGCAACAACACCCACCTCAATTTGGCTCCTCTACCGCTGGTTTCCGTCTGCGGCGAGGAAGCAGATTCACCTGGAGGAAGGAGTGTTTAGCTGTTATGGAGAGGTGAGGAAAAGAACGAGGAGCTATCAAAAAGATATTGAAAAGGAGGAGGTGTGGAATGGCAGAAAATTTAACTAAAAATGATATTTAGttgactttgtgtgtttctgtgcagctACTTCAGTGATAACCAGTATCCCGATGAGGCCAAGAGAGAGGAGATCGCTACCGCCTGCAATGCTGTCATTCAGAAACCAGGTAgtttaaaacatgaatgaatgactaaGTGAGTTGAGAACGGTTCATTGTCACATAACCGATGTGTGGCCACATTCTTCAAAAGTAACTGGTTCAGTGAAGAGATCATACTGAGAGACTGTTGACGACTAATAATATCGACTTTATATACTGGTTCACCAAGTCCACCTTTTAAGACTCGATTGCCATCCATTGCCTTTTACCTTCTATAGCAGGATGGAGTGAATacatcttgttttattttttcatcctACCATGAACATGCTGAGGAAGGGAATGTGAGAATTGAGTTCTgatagcggctatcagcagcagttaagaaaagggaggtctcccagtcacaatttaatcataacaggtaaacactgcagtatgtcaatcttaaaaatgtatgatttagacattaagtcattggctgcagtcattttcagtgcagtgtgttcctgtactgccagcactttgtagcaatgttgagctatgggagaagcacaatgaagatctgttgttcagcaataaatgacatggtggaagttattcttgtcttatttcatgtagtgtctaagaaGGAGGCATAAGTCTTAACTACAGTGAAATAactcataaagcagaggtgtagtgctgtggtactgtttactgtagggtagggatatgtctataattatagtttatagtatataaactaattgttttgattgccaatttaaaagtccttaagtaaCTGTATTTTGCGCACTATTCGGCTCATTATATAAAGAGGCACAGTCTAAATAacagagtttatttctgtacttccaCAGAACACACGGCGCACTTTATTGTTCGGTGCATACTTgttaacggaagcaaaaaggtgactgtggttgaactgtattgtactacgtatttaaaatataaaaaatacaccgacattatttttaaatgtgtgtttatttctgtattttttgataaatctgtgctaaatccttcaaagtcctcatcttcagtctgcattgaatagctcggtatcactatcgctgaccgtctggtttctgGGTGGATCCTAGTAAAGATGCTGGCTTttgcgaaacatcggacaaaagttgaagcagacacgttagtccaggatccataATCCACACACTTATTGTGGAGTAACTCGCTCGCTGCCTCCCAGTCCtcgtaaacgtgtgttcactgtctctcatccatcgctcccaTTATACCGTGTACCGCTAGCTACCGGatgtgtgccggacgtagcctcgcgggatgttctctaattggtccatcgctgccggcatacgtagtgacgtaatacgtcctatgtcggcgGACAATGGCCGATTTGGCGAatcgctgactaaaatcacagaaaaacattttcacagattttggaactcagtgtacacctTAGACACTTCATGTTAAAAggagcagcgttgatttttgagaagttttaaggcttttaagcgcgtttTATGGTGCGCAAattacggcacctacatatttataattacattatatttattatattaaccggttcaggaactatatcttttgttctaaccggttcaggaacgtcggttcatgggtggaacgcaaaacccgAAAcgttataatttcattttatctatttttttattttatgtaaaaaaacaacaacaaaaaacacttgcTGTGATATGAGCTTAAGTGGCACAGCCTAAATCCACTGAGGATTCTGAGAATCATAATTGAAAAAATTATATCAAAGCAGTATTTTAGATTTGAGCTTTGTCATAAACTAAATCATCTTATCATCTAGTCAAAAGAAGAACTTGGGGTGACTTTAAAGATACTTTTCAAACGGTGAAATTAAATAGGTTTGAGTGATGTATTAAAATGATCCCAGAATGAGAAGGTGAAGATGAcagtgaagatggtgatgatgctgaGCATATCTGTGATTTATGTGTTGTAGGAAAGAAGCTGTCTGATCTGGAGCGAGTAACTTCTCTGAAAGTCTACAACTGGTTTGCCAACCGCCGCAAAGACATAAAGAGACGCGCTAACATTGGTAATATCTACCTGTATGTGTTTGTGGTAGTAGGAGTGAATTTTGTTCATGGTACTCATGATATAACTGAGGCTAATGAATCAATGAATTGTGTCATTTATGTCTGTTAAATGAAAATGGTTCATCCAAATATGAAAATTATGTCATTATCTCATTGACCCATGCTGGTGGAAAGTTGAGTGATGATTGGTAGttcacaaaatatttctggAACCTCACAGGATACTGGTATATAGTATTCTGTAAAACAGCTGACGAAAATGGAGATTAGTCTGAAAATGTGCTGGTGTAGTAGAAGTCTCTAAAAACGCAAAAATCATTTAAGTTAGTATGAGAGACATGGACACTTGTTGACCAGCTGGTTGGTCTTTGCTTTCTGTAAGCctcattttgcagttttatattttcagtAGCGTTCAGCTAGCTTGGTGTCACTGCTTCTGAGTGTGTTGTTGTATGGGTTGGTATGTTATGATGacgtttgtgtttttgaagaaGCAGCCATCTTGGAGAGCCATGGCATCGAGGTTCAGAGTCCTGGAGGTCAGTCCAACAGCGATGAGATCGATGGCAATGACTTCCCCGACCAGGTAAATCAGTCTTGGAGAGCAGATGACGCCTCAGGGCAGAAGCTTGTTCCAGGCTTATATATGTGACTGCATAAGCTTCAGAGTGCAGCCATGCGAGAAATTGAACTTTTGTTTCTTGGAGTGTGTCACTGGAAAACTGGAACGTAGCCACCCCTCTGTGTTGTTGGCACACATCGTACCACATTATTTGTTTACAGCTTTGGTCctggaaatgtgtgtttaacTCCATATCATCTCTTTTACGGATGATGATGTCTGTCTCCACTGGAGCATAACAGCACACATTGAGTGTTTTCAACTGGGGTGCACTTTTGCTCCAGTTGAGCCACTCGTTTGCGATCTCGTACTTGTGACCATGTTTCTGCTCTGACGTGTCCTCAGAACGCTGAGCTTATCATAAACCTGCACAGCTAAAGGTGGCTGTTTGCCCAGAGTTAGGTTGAATAATCAATATCCAGGGGGACTTGGTGAACGTGACACAACATTCTCTGCTTTGGTTCCTCATCGTACATCTATTGTGTTATTTGATAATAGTCAATGACCTCAGAGTTGAATCGGGTGACAATAAGgtcattgttcttttttttatctaagTGCAGCATCTGAAATGATTGACCGTTGACATCTTAATGAAATAATCCAGAAGGGTTGGTCTGTCCAGCTGACATTTTTCAACCAGCACTTTTTTGTTTAGCCATAAATACGTACATTATTGGGCACGAAATGAAACATCCTGAATTAAATCGGAGGTGAAAAGTCTGGATGTAATCTCACATGCAAGTTGAAGATTCAAGTTCCACAGTAACATGTTTGTAAATAAGGTGACAAAAACATGGTTTTCCATAGCTGGTGCTAAACCATTCACAAATCAAGAAGATGCTGAGAAGCTGGctgacatctttatttctagCCTCTTTGATCATTGCAGCGCTGTTTACTGGTCTCTAAAAAtaacagagattttaattttaaaactgCTGCTCAACGATTGACCGGACCTAAGAGGAGAAAACACATTAGTCCGGTTTCAGCTGCCCTGCAGTTGCTTCCTGTAACATTTAGAATTGATTGATCCCCTTTCTTATTatatacacattttaaatgagCTAACACCAAGCTACATTGATACCTCCCTCTATCACCATTTACTTTTAAGAACACTGCGgtcatctgctgctgctttatttGAGGTTCTCAGATGTTTGATTTACGTATTTAATGCATgctacttattattattattattattattattattattattattctcctAATCCTTGCTTTTGTATATCTTTTTTGCTAATATGATCAAGTTAATTCCATTCATCTTTCACAGGGTTGTGATGTGTCCTTGTTTGACAAAAGGGCCTCAGCCAGACAGTTTGGATTCAGTCGGGCCGACCTGTCCTCTCCAACCCAGGTAGTTACcgcccatacacacacacacacacacacacacacacacacacacacacacacacacacacacacacacacacacacacacacacacacacacacggtatcTCTTCACTATTGCATAGCTTCTTCCTCCCATAGAAGACACACAtggagtttgtttttcttcatttctcctTTCCTCGCTCAGATTCCCACTCTGCTTCCTAGTTGGTTTTCTGCCTTGGGCAGAGGAGGTGTGTCTGTGCAAAGAGCTGCCTCTCTGATTGGCCGTTCCGTGGTGTCAGGGGTGGGCCCTCAGGCGGATGGTTCCAGGTTGACTGGGGTGTCTTGGTCTCCTCCATCCCCTTCCCTTCAGGATGAACCCACCATGCACAGCACACTGTCTGAGCACCAGGACCCAATCAATCTGGAGAAGGCAGCCGTCAACGACAGCAACCAAGCTCTAGCCAGCCAAGAGGACGGGCCAAGGTGCATCAATGGAGGTGACATCAAGACAGAAACGCTGGAGGACGACTGAAGGAGGCTGTGAAATTATCTCTGTAATGAATGGAACAGGAACAGAGGTGTGTTAATATGCAAGCATATTTTATAGGAATGTTAAGTGAAAAAGATGACCAAATGTCATGTAAACGCTGAGATACCTCCCAACCCTACCTCCAACCACCAACCTAATCTGCTACTCTCTTATGCTCTTAGATATTACTagtatattataattatttcaattGTTTAAGTGCTACTCAGTAGGCTATGGAGCTgcttaagtaaaaataaatcaaagaaagTGAAATAGATAACGGATAAtgttataaaaacaaacatggtttatgaaatgaaaagcatccagtaatatttgttgttttttactttagTGATTTAGTTTTGTTTAGATATTTTAAAGATTCCGTAACCTGACTGTCTAAAGACATGATTTTTCACAGCAGGACAACACTGTATTTGACACAGGGTTCAAATAATTTCAGGTTCTTGTACTGTGATCACAACACAACTGAACAGCCTCAAAAGATTGATACACAAATTTGGAAGCTAACCTCATTTCAAATAGTTATTTTATGGAGTATGGAGCATGTTTTATTGCAGGTATATATCAAGTTTCGCTGTCAATTCCTTCCCGTGAAAAGAACAGCAGAATAAGCTCAGTTTTGTCAGGCTTGGATTTATTTCTGTGGGCCTAGAACGATTTGAAACTacaaaagagaggaaaacagaataATCCACACCTCAGCCTACTGTCCTAAGAAATAAactaatacaaaaataaataaataacagtaaatttgtaaaatttaaaatgggATTACTACTGAATTGATAGTATTGAAATGAGTTTTTGACAGCACATTGAATtactattataattattattggaATCTGATTCTTAAAGCTTTAGGTTTTTGCAGGCTTTTAAACTAATAATTTGACATTCCAATAGATTAAAAAACTTCAATGCTGTAGATTCAGCTGTGTAACGTTTATCAATACAATGACATTCAGAAGAGCACGTCTTCAGCAAAATTCAAAAGCCTGACCCAAAATCAAACATGTAGCCTCACTGTACAGCAACTGGGAAAAGTAACGTGTATTGAAATCCATTGGATCTAAACTTTGATTTGGACACACATATAAAATCACATTCATAGATGTCATTCCCctaaatatgcctgattttctAATAAGtgttaaaagattaaaaaaaatgagtgTTCACTACAGATCACAGATCACAACATGGTGTTCTGTTGTTTATAAAACTAAAATCCATACCGCTTCTctctaaaacaactgaacacaagtcattaaaataaaactacttTATACAGGAATAATCGACATAATGCAAAAAACTAGAAACTTAGATGCGGAGGTGATGGAGTTTTATCTGTTTGTGTCCACATACCCAGTGGGTAATCGGGCAGAATGAATCACTGTGACACAAAATCTAATCAATACAAATCATTCAAGTGGGAGATATTTAACCGCGTAACAAACTGTTACCAGATAAAGGTATATAatgaaaatacatacatatatcacaaacacacatatacagtatattatataaatttgggttatatacatacagtatattaatgtgtgtgtatcatatccatttctatttacagtatgtagGCATATTAGCTTCAAATGAGAGAAACTATTAGTGAGTCCTTTTCTGTTGGTGAAAGGTATGTGAAGCATTAGCCAAAGTATTAAGTTTAAAGTTGATGTATTTCCTGAGTATATAATGTCACGGTTGGAGCTATGTATTAGAGATATGCTACTCAGACGCATCAAATGTGTCAAATTATTACAAGCA
Protein-coding regions in this window:
- the LOC137597156 gene encoding homeobox-containing protein 1-like isoform X1, whose product is MFQQCEEPRFTIEQIDLLQRLRKTGISQVEVVHALDTLDHLDHKHGQKLIQKSSYMPPSSSLTSSNTIAASSFMISTATQTSFPDTQLSLSPNNNFDTTSPPLPIPIASPVTIASVAQNGLIAVTNGKLSPPRFPLGVVSGSVVAPGYGFDTSEEDIDVDEKVEDLMRRESAVIKEEIKSFLANRRISQAVVAQVTGISQSRISHWLLQQGSDLSEQKKRAFFRWYQLEKTNPGATLAMRAAPLALDDMIDWQQHPPQFGSSTAGFRLRRGSRFTWRKECLAVMESYFSDNQYPDEAKREEIATACNAVIQKPGKKLSDLERVTSLKVYNWFANRRKDIKRRANIEAAILESHGIEVQSPGGQSNSDEIDGNDFPDQGCDVSLFDKRASARQFGFSRADLSSPTQIPTLLPSWFSALGRGGVSVQRAASLIGRSVVSGVGPQADGSRLTGVSWSPPSPSLQDEPTMHSTLSEHQDPINLEKAAVNDSNQALASQEDGPRCINGGDIKTETLEDD
- the LOC137597156 gene encoding homeobox-containing protein 1-like isoform X3, whose product is MFQQCEEPRFTIEQIDLLQRLRKTGISQVEVVHALDTLDHLDHKHGQKLIQKSSYMPPSSSLTSSNTIAASSFMISTATQTSFPDTQLSLSPNNNFDTTSPPLPIPIASPVTIASVAQNGLIAVTNGKLSPPRFPLGVVSGSVVAPGYGFDTSEEDIDVDEKVEDLMRRESAVIKEEIKSFLANRRISQAVVAQVTGISQSRISHWLLQQGSDLSEQKKRAFFRWYQLEKTNPGATLAMRAAPLALDDMIDWQQHPPQFGSSTAGFRLRRGSRFTWRKECLAVMESYFSDNQYPDEAKREEIATACNAVIQKPGKKLSDLERVTSLKVYNWFANRRKDIKRRANIAILESHGIEVQSPGGQSNSDEIDGNDFPDQGCDVSLFDKRASARQFGFSRADLSSPTQIPTLLPSWFSALGRGGVSVQRAASLIGRSVVSGVGPQADGSRLTGVSWSPPSPSLQDEPTMHSTLSEHQDPINLEKAAVNDSNQALASQEDGPRCINGGDIKTETLEDD
- the LOC137597156 gene encoding homeobox-containing protein 1-like isoform X2; amino-acid sequence: MFQQCEEPRFTIEQIDLLQRLRKTGISQVEVVHALDTLDHLDHKHGQKLIQKSSYMPPSSSLTSSNTIAASSFMISTATQTSFPDTQLSLSPNNNFDTTSPPLPIPIASPVTIASVAQNGLIAVTNGKLSPPRFPLGVVSGSVVAPGYGFDTSEEDIDVDEKVEDLMRRESAVIKEEIKSFLANRRISQAVVAQVTGISQSRISHWLLQQGSDLSEQKKRAFFRWYQLEKTNPGATLAMRAAPLALDDMIDWQQHPPQFGSSTAGFRLRRGSRFTWRKECLAVMESYFSDNQYPDEAKREEIATACNAVIQKPGKKLSDLERVTSLKVYNWFANRRKDIKRRANIAAILESHGIEVQSPGGQSNSDEIDGNDFPDQGCDVSLFDKRASARQFGFSRADLSSPTQIPTLLPSWFSALGRGGVSVQRAASLIGRSVVSGVGPQADGSRLTGVSWSPPSPSLQDEPTMHSTLSEHQDPINLEKAAVNDSNQALASQEDGPRCINGGDIKTETLEDD